CGCTGAAGTCCCTGCTGAAATTGAGCCGCTCATTTTTGCCGGTATATCCCTTTTTCCTGGCATAATCTTCCAGGCCCGGCGAGGTTTTTGTAAAATCATCCTCGATGGAAAGACTGTTGGAAATGCTCGCCGTGGTGATGACCTTTTTTAGCACCCAGAGCCTGTCGGCCGTTTCCAGTACATAGGCATCGCGGGGATCGGCTATGATGTATGAGTTGTGGTAATAGAGCTTCCCTTCCATGGCGCAGTTTCCCCCCTGGCCGTGCTGACTGATCAGGGAAAGAATAACTTCATAGGCCTCCTTGGCCGTTGTAGCGCGTTCCAGGGCCAGCCTGAGTAGATCCATGCCCGTAAGGCCCGTTTTGGCATAGGGCTCTTTGCTGTACACCGCCTCATTGCCTATGGCTACACCGTGTTCATTCACTCCCATCTCGGCACCGGGCATCCAGAAGGGACGGGACAGGAACACGGCATAGGTGTGACGGACCTGCGGTATCTGTATGTAGGTGTATTGCGCGACAGTGCCATGGTTGTGGGTCCGCGCAGGAATATAGGTGATGTTCTGCGCTTCGTTGGGTTCCCTGTCGGAGTTTTTTCCCAGTATCATTTCTCCCCGGGCCGTTACCGATGGCGTGGCAATAAGTGTATCACACATTCCAGTCCTCCTGCTGTTTTCAGCGTTCTACTTTTCCCGGTAGTCTCAGATTATAGCGTTTTCTCAGAATTTTTTCAATGAAAAATTTATCGATTCGGCGGGCCGTCTGATAGAATCTCCAGATATTCGCGTCACGTGAATAATAGGTATCAATTTCTTTCCGGGTAAGTTCCGGCCCCATATTTTTCTCCCTGATGAATTCATTAGCAAGATCTATGTAATCATCGATGAGGTCGGAGCGCTGTTCCTTGTGGAGATTGCCGATGAGATCGATGAGCACGGAGCGCAGATCATAATAGCGGTCCACCACTTCCTGGAGGAAGAGTTTTTTCAGGAGATAGCGCAGGAAAGACGGGGCGTTCTTGATGAAGAGCTCCACATTGAGCTGTTCCACTCCATTGATACGTATGAGGGGAGAACTTGTATCAACATAGAAAAGATCATCGTCGGCCGAGATACTTCCCCTGCTTTTTTTGCCGGGAATATGGACCCAGTTTGAGAGCTGTCCGTCAAAGCCGATACGAACGGTTCCTTCTGAATGGTTGAAGGAATGGAGAAGCCCGAATTTTGTCAACAGCAGCCTGAAAAGCGTGATGGCTTCCCCGTGGTCCAGATTTCTGATAAGGTGGTGACAGACCCGCGAGGGATCGATCCTTTTCTGGCCGGCGTACACCATGTACTGGTCCTTAAAGGGGAAGCAGGCGATCCTCTGTTCCGGTACGTCAATGCCCACTTCTTCAACAATGATGCGGCGGTATTCCTGGTAGAGTTTTTCAAAGGACAGTGCCTCCTCCAGGGAAGGGAAAGGAGGCATTTTTTTCCATATCCATTCCTGGTCCTTAGGCGGCAGATGCCGGTTTCCCGAATCGAGAAAACCGCCCTTAGATATCTCCATTACCGTTGATATCTCCCCGTAGCCGATGATGGAGAGATTTGACTGCTCATGATAAAGGGGCCGCAGGTCCCGGATAAAACGTTTATACAGCGCCGTATCACGGCTCAGGTTCAGTTTTATTTCATCGAAATTAACGATGATATGTTCCAAAGTCACGGCCTGTTCGTCGCGAAGCCCGAGGTTCCGGGCCGCCATTTCGTCAATGATCCGCATGACGGGGATATACTTTTCCAGGTAGGGAACCTGACGGCTTATGATAGATCTCATCGATTCACCATCACCTAACAGCAGCGCGTATAGATTGTTTCGTGCACCCGTGCTGTCGATCCTTTCCGAAAGGAAGGCCTGGAATTCATCATGGTCCAGGTCCAGTATACGCCGGTCAAGATCCAGGATTGTCCGGGCCTCGCCATGCTGGCCGAAAAGGCCGATGAGGATATCCAGGGCCCGCGGTGACAGGGAAGACAGGTCGGGGGGAATGAATGGCTTATGCCCGGCACGGTCCTGGAGAAACCTGTTCTTTAACCGGCGGATTTCTCCGTTGACGCCGGCCAGTTTCATGAAGCGCAGGCGTTTTTCCTTCAGTCCGTAGACGTCTGCCATATCCTTAAACAATTCCAGGCAGGAAGAATATGAGCTTTTGGTTGTATTCATGGCCTTAACCCGATACCGTTTTTAAAGCTGACTCGATCCTTTTCAACAGGAAAGCCGCATCTTTTTCCTTCATGATGAGAGGAGGAAGAAACTGCAGCACGCGGGGATCGTTGCCTGAATAGACAAGATAAATACCCCTGTCGAAAAGAAGTTTGAGCATGAACAGGGACGTGATTTCATCCTTGAAGGCCAGTCCCATCATGAGTCCCAGTCCCCGCACGGAAAGTCCGGGACGGGGATATTTCCGTGAGAGTTTCCCCAGTTCCTTCTTCAGCATGGCCCCTATATCCTTCACATTCTTCAGGAAGCCGGGCTCACGGGATATTCTCAGCGTCTCCAGGGCTGCAAAGCAGCCTACCTCGCTCCCGCCGAAGGTGGATATATGTATGAAGGGGTCGTCTTTGAAAAATGAGGCCAGGGTGCTTCTGAAGATGGTGGCACTCATGGGATAGATACCCCCGCTCATGCCCTTGCCCAGGACAACGATGTCGGGCACTACCCTGAAATGTTCGAAACCCCAGAGTTTCCCTGTTCGGCCGAAGCCGGTCTGGACTTCGTCGAGAATGAGAAGGGCGCCCTGGTTTTGGCATATTTCTTTTACTTTCCGGAAATAATTATTTTCAGCGACGGCAATACCCATGGTGGCCGGAATGGTTTCCAGGATCACTGCCGCAGTTTTCTGCGTAACGGCTTTTTCCATGGCGGTAGTATCATCAAAGGGGACCTGGCTGAAGCCCGGGGCCATGGGGCGGAATTTTTCACGGTATTTTTTATCGCCCGCTGCAAGGGCGAATCCCGTGTGGCCGTGGTATCCGCCCCTGGCTGAAACGATCCCGCCGCGGCCCGTGACGCCACGGGCAAGTTTTATGGCCAGGTCAACGGCCTCGCCGCCGCTCACACCGTAGACTACCTGATCGAGGCCCCGGGGCAGTGATTCGGCCAGGGCCCGGGCAAGCATGGTTTTGGGTTCGCTGATAAGATGGTGGTTGCCGATATCGTAGGTTTTCAGTCCCGTCGTGAGTGCCTTAATGATGGCGTGATTGCGATGTCCCAGGTTGAAGACACCGCCGTTGCAATGGCAGTTAAAATATTTTTTCCCTTCGCGGTCCTGGAGATAGCAGCCGCTTCTTTTGCGGGGAACAAGCAGGAGACCGTATTTCCTGTAAAGGTCAACTTTTCCCGGAGATATGTGCCGGGCGTAATCGTCGATAATTATTTCTTTTTCCCCTTTCATCGTCCCCTCCGCAGCATGATTCGAAATTGGTAAAAAAGGAATCGTTGCATAAGCCGGAAAATGAGAGTATTCAGTCTACTCCGGGACCGGGGAAAATTCAAACCTTTTGTCGGGGAATCAATTAAAAAAAGGATTCATCGTTTTTTCCCTGCCGATGGTGGTTTCCGGGCCGTGACCCGGCAACACCCTGATATCATCGGGGAGTGTGAAGAGTTTTTCTTTTATGGATGATATCAGTTCAACATAATCCCCTCCGGGAAGATCGGTCCTGCCTATGGAAAAGTTAAAAAGTGCATCGCCGCTGAAGACCACGCTGTCGATCTGTATGGATACGGACCCGCGGGAATGTCCTGGCGTGTACAGAAGTTCCAGGGTAAGTCCGGCTACGGTTATGTTTCCTTCCGTGGGAAGGTTTGCGTCGGGAACGGGAACGCCCGGGTCCGGTACGCCGAACATGCGCGCCTGAACAGGAATGGTTTCAAGGAGGGGTTTATCCAGTTCATTAACCATGAAGGGAACGGGGTATTTCTTTTTTATGGCATTGACGCCCTCGACATGATCGATATGGCCGTGCGTGGCGATGATAGCTTCCAGGTTCAGCTTGTCGCTGCGGATTTTCTCCAGCAGCGGGTTTACCTCAAAACCGGGATCGAGAATGAAGCAGGCCGATGTTTCCTTGTTAATGACAAGGTATGAATTGACCATGAACGGGCCGTTTTCATATATTAATATTTCCATTGTAGTTCTCCGTGGGATTGATGTATTTCGTGAAATCCTTTACAGCTCATGCAGCTTTTACTTCAAGGTAAACGAGTCGCATGATTATTGTTTTTAATATCAGGCACTTACGGTATATGTGTCAAATATTATTTGACACATATGATCACGGGCGGCAGGAATAGTTACGGGAAGGACCGTATTGTGGAAAAGAAAGAAACCATCCTTGATATCACCGTTTCGCCCAAATCATCGAGAACGCAGATCGTTCTTTGTGATGATAACGTCATAAAGGTCTATCTGAATTCACCGCCCGTGGACGGCGCCGCCAATGAGGAATGCGTTCGTATTTTCGCCAAAACACTCCACGTCCCAAAATCCTCCGTTGTTATCGTGAAAGGACATAAAAGCCGGAAAAAACGCCTGCTTATCGTCGATATGACCACCGACGAGGTGTTCCGGAAACTACGCTCCTGACCGTCGGCGATAACGGTTCCAGTATGGACAGAGGCACAATGGATTATCCTTAAAAAAAGCTTGTATTTTCCATATATTTTATTAAAAGAAACTTAATTTCAGCCCATGTGAGAAATGTAAACGGGCCGGATATCAGCTATGCAGAACAGGTTGATTACCATACTTTTTTCGATTATTATTGCCATGGGAATTCCTGTTCAGATTTTTTCCCAGGGCGGCGATATCCCTGTTCCTCCTAGCGGCAATAATGACGGCACCGGTATCATACTGTTAACCGATGAAGCTGATGAACAACATGCGTCCCATGGTTTGATCAAAACAGAACTCCTTCCTGATTCGGACCTCTTCCCCGGCTTCCTCGCCGATCCGCGCCGCGTTGAAATGTCATCGACTTTCAGAGTTGCCGATACCACCTATGACGCGTACATATATGATGCCGACGGCAAAAAGACCTATATCTTCGACAACAGCAAAATCTTTGCACCCATCTCCTTCGGTGCCCGTCTTCCCCTGGTGAGGATATACGGCGACTGGGGCGCGCTGCAGCTCAATGCCGAGGGCTGCATATGGGCGGTTTTCGCCAAGACCGATTATCCCCAGGCAGCCACCAATCTCCTCAACGCCGATTATTACGTGGGAGCCCCCATCACCTATGCCTGGAAGGATTTTTCCATGAAGGCCCGCTTCTACCATCTTTCATCCCATGTCGGTGATGAGTTCCTTGTCGCGTACCCGGGACTGAACCGGATCAATGCCAGCAAGGAGTGCGCCGATATATTCGGGGCCTATACATTTTTTGATCGTATACGACTCTATGCCGGGTTCGGCATGGTGATGCGCCATGATCCGTCCTATGATCTGGAACCGTTTTATACGGAATATGGTATTGAACTGCGGCCCTGGCTGCCCATGGGTATCATTGATCCCGTCACCTGGCAGCCCTATATCGCGACGCATTTCAGGAACGTCCAGGATAACCGATGGAATCTCGATACCACCACTGCCCTGGGAGTTGAATTCAGCCATTACCGCCATCCCATGACCAGGCTGCGTTTTTCCCTGGAATATCATAAGGGCAATTCTCTCGATGGCCAGTTCTCGCGGAACAAAACCAGCTACTATGCCTTTAACTTCGGCGTGGGATTTTAATATACTCTCCATCATAGATTCCCCTGCAAATTGTTGAAAATGCTTGTAATTAATTCATCTATGCCGTAACTGGTTCTTTTTCTTGTAAAAAATCCGGCCTGTTCTATTATTGACCGGCAGGGTCTTTATTATTGTACAATGAACTGTTTTGGAAATGCTGAAGAAGGGAGGTATGTCCTATGAATAGAGACGCCAAATATCGTGAAATTCCTTATAACTATACCTCCTTCTCCGATAAAGAGATCATCCTCAAGTATTTCGATGCTGAAACCTGGGATATGCTCAATGAACTGAGAAGCAAGAGGGTAACGGGCCGGAGCGCCAAGCTCCTTTTCGAGATCATGGGTGATATTTTCATTATAGACCGAAATCCCTATATCTTCAATGATTTTCTGGAGCACCGGGAAAAGCAGTATAACCTGAAAAAGCAACACAAGCTCAAGCTGGCCATTATCAGGAAAAACGCCACGGATGATCTGGTTCTTGAGATCATCAAACGGGCCCGCAGAGTGGACCAGGAATTTTTCCAGAGCTTTAAACAGGAAGAGCGCGCCAGAAAAAAAATACATTCCGCCTTTAGCCAGGTAACGGCTGGCGGAAATATTTTATTCTCGGCCTTTCAAAAAGT
The Spirochaetae bacterium HGW-Spirochaetae-1 DNA segment above includes these coding regions:
- a CDS encoding aspartate aminotransferase family protein; this translates as MKGEKEIIIDDYARHISPGKVDLYRKYGLLLVPRKRSGCYLQDREGKKYFNCHCNGGVFNLGHRNHAIIKALTTGLKTYDIGNHHLISEPKTMLARALAESLPRGLDQVVYGVSGGEAVDLAIKLARGVTGRGGIVSARGGYHGHTGFALAAGDKKYREKFRPMAPGFSQVPFDDTTAMEKAVTQKTAAVILETIPATMGIAVAENNYFRKVKEICQNQGALLILDEVQTGFGRTGKLWGFEHFRVVPDIVVLGKGMSGGIYPMSATIFRSTLASFFKDDPFIHISTFGGSEVGCFAALETLRISREPGFLKNVKDIGAMLKKELGKLSRKYPRPGLSVRGLGLMMGLAFKDEITSLFMLKLLFDRGIYLVYSGNDPRVLQFLPPLIMKEKDAAFLLKRIESALKTVSG
- a CDS encoding MBL fold metallo-hydrolase codes for the protein MEILIYENGPFMVNSYLVINKETSACFILDPGFEVNPLLEKIRSDKLNLEAIIATHGHIDHVEGVNAIKKKYPVPFMVNELDKPLLETIPVQARMFGVPDPGVPVPDANLPTEGNITVAGLTLELLYTPGHSRGSVSIQIDSVVFSGDALFNFSIGRTDLPGGDYVELISSIKEKLFTLPDDIRVLPGHGPETTIGREKTMNPFFN
- a CDS encoding YggU family protein: MITGGRNSYGKDRIVEKKETILDITVSPKSSRTQIVLCDDNVIKVYLNSPPVDGAANEECVRIFAKTLHVPKSSVVIVKGHKSRKKRLLIVDMTTDEVFRKLRS